TAATCCCTAGCCCCTAGGCGGGACACTTGAGCTACTCCATCTACGCGCAGTAAGGGTCGCATCAGGTTAATCTGTGCAAATGCCTGTAGAAAAGTTTCGTCATAGGCGCTATCTTGATGATCGGAGTATAAGTTGATTGTCATGATGACACCGGTTTGCCTTGGCATGACCGTGATACCCGCTTCATTTACTTCCGCGGGAATGGAGCTAATGGCTTTGGAAATCCGAGTCTGTACATTAACTGACGCAATGTCTGGATTGGTTCCTGTTTTGAAATATACAGACACACTTCCAGAGCCTGAGTTGGAAGCAGAGGATTTGATGTAAGTCATATCCTCTACACCATTGATGGCTTCTTCGATAGGTAATAAAACACTTTTCGCCACTGTTTCAGCATTCGCTCCAGGATAACTGAGTGAAACAAGCACGCTGGGTGGGGCAATTTCTGGAAAGCGCGATACAGGCAGCAATTTTAGGCCTACTAAGCCTAAAATAACCAAGATAATGGAAACCACCGTGGCCAATACGGGCCTATTTATAAATGTTTTAAGCATATATATAGAATTTTAAACATGCTACTTTCAGCGTAAAGTTTCACGGGTACAAGTAGCATGTAAAAACGATCAATAATTATTTCTGTAAAATTGGGGTTACCGGTGAACCGTCGGTCAATTTGTCAAAGCCGCTAGTAATAACACGATCGTTTTCATTTAAACCTGAATCGACGATGTAGTTGTTTTTACTTTTGCCCGAAAGTTGGATATTTCGTTTCTGTGCCTTATTGTTTTGGTCCAATATATAGACAAAGGTTTTATCTTGCAATTCGTTTACAGCAATCTGAGGTATTTGGAGAACACCTTTCTTAATTTCAGCGATTTTAAGTGTACCGCTGCTTCCAGATCGGAGAATGTTATCATGATTTTGAAAGGTGGCGCGTAAGGAGATTGCTCCCGTGGTACGGTTGATCTGGCCATTGACCGCATCAACTATTCCCTTTTTCGCATATTCTTCACCATCAGCGAGAACTAAAGTCACCTCGGGAAATACAAGTTTTTGATTTTGGTTGTATTTCTTACCCTCTATGCTATCTTTTTTTGCCTGTGCTTTTGAAAAATACAGAAAATCAGATTCATTCATAGAAAAATAAACATACACTTCCTGAATATCGGAAAGATAGGTGAGAGGTTCTTTATCGCCCTTTGATACCAAATTCCCGATACGCTTTGGGATCCGGCCAATGTATCCGCTTACGGGTGCCGTTATAACCGTAAAGTCTTTACTGATCTGCGCTGAGCGTACGGCCGCGATAGCTTGGTCAAGTGTTGCCTTGGCAACTTGATAATCTGACTTGGCAGAAGAAAGTCTGACATCGGAAATAACATCATTTTGAACAAGCGGTTTCAATCGGTCTACTTCAAGTTGTGCATTTTTAAGTTTGGCTTTAGCGACCTGTTCTGTAGCGACCATGTTATTGAGGTTTTCCTGATAGGTGGAAGGATCAACTTTAAATAGCTTTTGGCCTTTTTGTACAAAGGAGCCTTCATCAACATAAATTTCCTGAAGTAGTCCCTCAACTTGGGGGCGAACTTCTACATTTACCTTACCTTCAATTGTCCCCAAATAATCTTTGATAGTAATTGCATCTGATTTTTTTACGGTATAAACCGGTAAAGCTACGCTTTTTTCTTTGCTTTTATTTTCTTTTGAAGAACTTGAAGAACAACTTACCTGAGTGGCTAAGGCTGAACAAATCAATAGAGATACGTTGAAAATAGATAATGTTTTTTTCTTCACAATGATTGATTAATTTTTACGATATATGTGTGTGTAATATGAATATTACAATATAAACGTCAAATAGTTTAATTATTGTGAAGATTAACATTTGTTAACATCTCCAATTGGAGATAGTAATTCTTGAATTATTAATCAATATTAATGATTAATAGTTTCACCTGTTTGATAATGAGGTTTTTAGGGAAGGGATACATCATATTTTCCCTCGGAGGAAAATATGATGTTATTAAGATGGATACTTAAAATTTTAGGTGCTTTACGGTCAGCCCGTTATTAATAAGTTGTTTTAAAGCGTCAATTCCTATGCTAATATGCGCTTCTACATATTTCGCTGTAACGGTTACGTCGCTGACAGATGTTTTAACTCCTTCCGGAACCATTGGTTGATCCGAAACGAGCAGTAAAGCACCGGTAGGAATTTTGTTGGCAAAACCGACACTGAATATCGTTGCGGTTTCCATATCAACGCACATCGCGCGGATTGATTTCAAATATTTTTTAAAGGCCTTATCGTGTTCCCAGACTCGTCTATTTGTAGTGTATACCGTTCCTGTCCAGTAATCCCGTTGATGATCCCTTATCGTAGTTGATATAGCCTTTTGCATAGCGAAGGCAGGCAGGGAGGGGACTTCGGGTGGGAAATAATCATTCGATGTTCCTTCGCCACGGATAGCAGCAATCGGTAAAATCAATTCACCCACTGGAATCTTTTTCTTGATCCCACCGGTTTTACCCAGAAATAGTACTGCTTTTGGCGCAATAGCCGATAATAAATCCATAATGGTTGCGGCCATAGGGCTTCCCATACCAAAGTTGATGATAGTGATTCCGCCAGCAGTGACCGATTGCATCGGCTTATCTTCACCGTAAATGGGCGCATTATCATGCATTTCGGAAAACAGCTGTATATATTTAGAAAAGTTTGTCAAAAGGATGTATTCTCCAAACTCTTCTAAAGGTCTTCCCGTATACCTCGGAAGCCAATTGTTTACAATTTCTTCTTTACTTTTTAAACCTGGTGTTATCGGACTATTTACGGTACTTTTGGCACTTTTCTTTTTTGTCATAGTCATTGTATTTAGTTTTTCGAATCTATTATATTCCTATAAACACTCCATTATGGGTATGTTATTATTGTAATATAAGATTTTTAGTTCTTTAAAAAAAAATCCCGTTCAGCTGAACGGGATTTTTTTAAGCGACTTTAAGCTTTTTCAAATCGGACTTCTCGAATTTTTTCTTCGCGTATTCCAGGGTGATTTCCAAAGCTTTTTGTCCCGTCTGCTCTTTTGTTGATGGAATCTCAAACATCGCATCCAGCATAATGGCTTCACAGATACTGCGTAAACCCCTAGCTCCGAGTTTGAACTCATCTGCTTTATCGACAATAAAGGTATAAACATCAGGATCAAATTTTAGTTCGATACCTTCATATTCGAACAACTTCTTATACTGCTTTACCAATGCATTTTTGGGTTCAGTCAAAATGCTTAGTAAAGTTTCTTTATCCAACGGATTCAGATAAGTCAATACCGGTAGACGCCCTATTAACTCTGGAATCAAACCAAAGTTCTTTAAGTCTTGAGGAGTAAT
The genomic region above belongs to Sphingobacterium zeae and contains:
- a CDS encoding efflux RND transporter periplasmic adaptor subunit — encoded protein: MKKKTLSIFNVSLLICSALATQVSCSSSSSKENKSKEKSVALPVYTVKKSDAITIKDYLGTIEGKVNVEVRPQVEGLLQEIYVDEGSFVQKGQKLFKVDPSTYQENLNNMVATEQVAKAKLKNAQLEVDRLKPLVQNDVISDVRLSSAKSDYQVAKATLDQAIAAVRSAQISKDFTVITAPVSGYIGRIPKRIGNLVSKGDKEPLTYLSDIQEVYVYFSMNESDFLYFSKAQAKKDSIEGKKYNQNQKLVFPEVTLVLADGEEYAKKGIVDAVNGQINRTTGAISLRATFQNHDNILRSGSSGTLKIAEIKKGVLQIPQIAVNELQDKTFVYILDQNNKAQKRNIQLSGKSKNNYIVDSGLNENDRVITSGFDKLTDGSPVTPILQK
- a CDS encoding AMP nucleosidase, which gives rise to MTMTKKKSAKSTVNSPITPGLKSKEEIVNNWLPRYTGRPLEEFGEYILLTNFSKYIQLFSEMHDNAPIYGEDKPMQSVTAGGITIINFGMGSPMAATIMDLLSAIAPKAVLFLGKTGGIKKKIPVGELILPIAAIRGEGTSNDYFPPEVPSLPAFAMQKAISTTIRDHQRDYWTGTVYTTNRRVWEHDKAFKKYLKSIRAMCVDMETATIFSVGFANKIPTGALLLVSDQPMVPEGVKTSVSDVTVTAKYVEAHISIGIDALKQLINNGLTVKHLKF